The Flavobacterium piscisymbiosum genome includes a region encoding these proteins:
- a CDS encoding M1 family metallopeptidase, translating into MKYIFLFITSFVFAQQTQFVDFKSVNGQLKLNATDKSVYGIVDYRFEVLKPIDTIKIDAKNMEFSRVQLDSKDVIYINTGKELQIVNHFQKGENQLTFEYSVKPKQALYFINIDNTETQIWTQGQGRYTSNWFPSFDDVNEKVIFSLGITYEKEYQVVSNGVLKEKKPEENSINWQYQMEKPMSSYLLMLAIGKYDKKEFKAKSKIPLEYYFENKDASRFEPTYRYSKRIFDFLEKEIGVKYPWEIYREIPVRDFLYAGMENTTTTLFATRYVVDSIGFADRNYTNVDAHELAHHWFGDLITAESSTHHWLQEGFATYYAALAEREIYGDDFLYSKLYETAQQIKFASRTDSVPVLNAKASSLTFYEKGAWALFVLHESIGDKAFKKAIKSYLKKYAYQTVNTQNFFDEIKKVSDFDLDKFQKTWLESTAFDTPTANALLSKNKAIQVRLEVDKLKKTPLPEKIEFLRKTLESNVHETVKEAIVNQIEPEKYEAKKELLLIALQSNNVQVRQAVAGSLSKIPEDFRTHYETLLDDTSYQTQEIALFYLWKNFPDHRTEYLNKSKNWIGFNDFNLRTLWLSLALSTPDYSDNPDVQANELISFSSVKYEATTRQNALEKLIAFKIINDQVLSNLVSATTHHMWQFSKYGRDTIRVLLKNSEMRASFERILPNLNPEEQFQLNRLLKE; encoded by the coding sequence ATGAAATACATCTTCCTATTTATTACCAGTTTCGTTTTTGCACAACAAACCCAATTTGTCGATTTTAAATCGGTTAACGGGCAATTGAAATTAAATGCCACAGATAAATCGGTTTACGGAATTGTCGATTATCGATTCGAGGTTTTAAAACCTATTGATACGATTAAAATCGATGCCAAAAACATGGAATTTTCTCGAGTTCAGCTTGATAGTAAAGACGTTATTTATATTAATACCGGCAAGGAATTACAGATTGTGAATCATTTTCAGAAAGGAGAAAACCAATTGACTTTCGAATATTCGGTTAAACCAAAACAAGCTTTATACTTTATAAATATTGATAATACAGAAACTCAAATCTGGACGCAAGGGCAAGGAAGATATACCAGTAATTGGTTCCCAAGTTTTGATGACGTAAACGAAAAAGTCATTTTTAGTTTAGGAATTACATACGAGAAAGAGTATCAGGTTGTTTCAAACGGAGTTCTAAAAGAAAAGAAACCCGAAGAAAATTCCATTAATTGGCAATATCAAATGGAAAAACCAATGAGTTCTTATTTATTAATGCTTGCTATTGGAAAGTATGATAAAAAAGAGTTTAAAGCAAAATCTAAAATTCCGTTAGAATATTATTTTGAGAATAAAGATGCCAGCCGCTTTGAGCCTACTTACAGATACTCAAAACGTATTTTTGATTTTTTAGAGAAAGAAATAGGAGTGAAGTATCCTTGGGAAATTTACAGAGAAATTCCCGTTCGTGATTTCTTGTATGCCGGTATGGAAAATACAACCACTACACTTTTTGCAACGCGTTATGTTGTTGATTCTATAGGTTTTGCAGATCGTAATTATACAAATGTTGATGCTCACGAATTGGCGCATCATTGGTTTGGCGATTTAATTACAGCCGAAAGCAGTACACATCACTGGCTTCAGGAAGGTTTTGCAACTTATTATGCAGCATTGGCCGAAAGGGAAATTTACGGAGATGATTTTTTATATTCGAAATTATATGAAACGGCACAACAGATAAAATTTGCTTCAAGAACCGATTCTGTTCCGGTTTTGAATGCCAAAGCGAGTTCATTGACTTTTTACGAAAAAGGTGCTTGGGCTTTGTTTGTTTTGCATGAATCTATTGGTGATAAAGCCTTCAAAAAAGCAATAAAAAGTTATTTGAAAAAATACGCTTATCAAACGGTAAACACGCAAAACTTCTTTGATGAAATAAAAAAAGTATCTGATTTTGATTTGGATAAATTTCAAAAAACATGGTTAGAATCGACTGCTTTTGATACACCAACAGCGAATGCTTTATTGAGTAAAAACAAAGCAATTCAAGTTCGTTTAGAAGTTGACAAGCTAAAGAAAACGCCATTGCCGGAGAAAATAGAGTTTCTAAGAAAAACGTTAGAATCTAATGTTCATGAAACTGTTAAAGAGGCAATTGTAAACCAAATAGAACCTGAAAAGTACGAAGCAAAAAAAGAACTTTTGCTAATCGCTTTGCAATCTAACAATGTGCAAGTCCGACAAGCTGTTGCAGGATCATTGTCGAAAATTCCGGAAGATTTTAGAACACATTATGAAACCTTACTAGACGATACATCCTATCAGACACAGGAAATTGCATTGTTTTATTTATGGAAAAACTTCCCGGATCATCGAACAGAATATTTAAACAAATCTAAAAACTGGATTGGTTTCAACGATTTTAATCTTCGAACATTATGGCTTTCATTAGCATTGTCGACTCCGGATTATAGCGATAATCCAGATGTTCAGGCCAATGAGTTAATTTCATTTTCATCTGTAAAATACGAAGCTACAACGCGACAAAATGCACTTGAAAAACTTATTGCGTTTAAAATAATTAACGATCAGGTTTTGAGTAATTTAGTTAGCGCAACAACGCATCATATGTGGCAATTTTCAAAATACGGAAGAGATACAATTCGGGTTTTATTAAAAAATTCTGAGATGCGTGCTTCGTTTGAAAGAATTTTGCCTAATTTGAACCCCGAAGAACAATTTCAATTGAATCGTTTGTTGAAAGAGTAG
- a CDS encoding carboxypeptidase-like regulatory domain-containing protein yields the protein MLLITIALICQSCLVSRCKRPQITGYIYDSITRKPIENCKVGENLTDTKGYFQLKELRYSEFTFIGYEAPPLMVNEAIIKEGYENKSIQLFNPFGGGIRKGAVHNCDTIFLKKVPIIAVEK from the coding sequence ATGCTATTGATAACTATTGCATTGATATGCCAGAGTTGTTTGGTAAGTCGATGCAAGAGACCACAAATTACGGGTTATATTTATGATTCTATCACTAGAAAACCAATTGAAAACTGCAAAGTTGGAGAAAATCTAACAGACACAAAAGGCTATTTTCAATTAAAAGAATTACGTTATTCTGAATTTACTTTTATAGGTTATGAAGCGCCGCCATTAATGGTCAATGAAGCAATTATTAAAGAGGGTTACGAAAACAAATCCATACAGCTATTTAATCCTTTTGGAGGCGGAATCAGAAAAGGAGCTGTTCATAATTGCGATACCATCTTCTTAAAAAAAGTTCCCATAATAGCTGTCGAAAAATAA
- a CDS encoding patatin-like phospholipase family protein, which translates to MRALVISGGGSKGAFAGGVAQYLIEEKNHEYDLFLGTSTGSLLIPHLALGHIKQIHSIYTNVTMANIFNICPFVIKTKEGVDIVTINHFNVLRQFFKGKRTFGESKGLKKYIRNNFSLSDFNMLKKQKNDVVITVTNFTKNESEYKSIKDCTYEEFCDWSWISSNYVPFMSLVEKDNYEYGDGGFSSLVPIREAINRGATEIDVIILETEVNMNKTVIGKNPFSLMIDLFRIALDQVEKHDIAIGKLMANNKNVKLNLYYTPTKLTDNALIFNKEVMKEWWEQGYEYAQNKSEVMSDNRV; encoded by the coding sequence ATGAGAGCATTGGTTATTTCTGGTGGAGGGAGTAAAGGCGCGTTTGCCGGTGGTGTAGCGCAATATTTAATAGAAGAAAAAAATCATGAATACGATTTGTTTCTGGGAACTTCTACAGGAAGTTTACTAATTCCGCATTTGGCCCTGGGGCATATTAAACAAATTCACTCTATTTATACAAATGTTACTATGGCGAATATTTTCAATATTTGTCCCTTTGTGATTAAAACCAAAGAAGGAGTAGATATTGTTACTATAAATCACTTCAATGTTTTACGTCAGTTTTTTAAAGGAAAAAGAACCTTTGGAGAAAGTAAAGGACTTAAGAAATATATCAGGAACAACTTTTCTTTATCAGATTTTAATATGCTAAAGAAACAGAAAAACGATGTTGTTATTACAGTCACCAACTTTACTAAAAACGAATCAGAATATAAATCGATAAAAGATTGCACTTACGAAGAGTTTTGCGATTGGTCTTGGATTTCAAGTAATTATGTTCCGTTTATGAGTTTAGTAGAAAAAGATAATTACGAATATGGCGACGGAGGATTTTCAAGCCTGGTGCCAATTCGTGAAGCGATTAACCGTGGTGCTACCGAAATTGACGTAATTATTCTTGAAACCGAAGTCAATATGAATAAAACGGTTATTGGTAAAAACCCGTTTTCGCTTATGATAGATTTGTTTAGGATTGCTCTTGATCAGGTTGAAAAACACGATATTGCTATAGGAAAACTTATGGCAAACAACAAGAATGTAAAGCTTAACTTATATTACACGCCCACAAAACTAACAGATAATGCACTAATTTTTAATAAAGAAGTGATGAAAGAATGGTGGGAGCAAGGGTATGAATATGCTCAGAATAAGTCTGAGGTTATGAGTGATAATAGAGTTTAG
- a CDS encoding FG-GAP-like repeat-containing protein, which yields MIKKLLSFLFLFSFFYSNAQNFTKINTDDLKGGYNGFSSFVDYNGDGLLDIFVTGVDFGPGGDFRHAMFYKNNGDKTFTESPISNIPRTIYGGYSWGDYDNNGTQDLLYSGTTSGYTEDYITKIYKNVNNGCEFVEIPNSLPKLGNCTIKWVDVDNDGLLDIYYHGLTSENAFAIGIYRNTGNDTFTKIENPGFHAINGVRGNFTTNSSEWIDFDGDGLKDVIVGSSTGTERKFEIFKNLGNFKFQAISFQLPQLSYVKLDVGDINNDGKPDFVFTGSTSLYLQSSDNSAKAYFYINKGNMNFERTVTLDNPGVLLAELHLKDLDNDGYLDFINYGSGASFRILKVYKNDRNGNFNEMSHSLPICYSGGIDFGDYDQDGDLDILYFGRTENPRDDEITYVYENSTIEKIYPDKIMTGNSCDCNFDASFSLNNSVDNVTWNFDDPATGAFNTSTSPRPTHTFSKKGVYNVSATYTKGLISETLHKTITIIGPPVVTKPADISTCDKNAQFNLHTAKDAEILNGLPSSDYEINYYLSQTDAQKNINKLPDLFAITNIEQNIYVRIQSKEKSICYVIKDFSIKVKPSPVENVVNDISVCDTDNDGFSLFDLSNVENILLTSQTNVKITYYDSRNNIIGGSLPSNYRNITSGNDFITAKISNLGNDCFIETKINLIASPLPIANTLSLLIGCDDNNDGISEYFDTSAIEKNVLNGQTGMEVTYYDNLGIQLSSPLPNPFTNTIPYNQNITVRVTNKSTSCWTETNLELKTSSKPIINTPDNLYACDEGKGFATFNTSNIESQLIGNQSGLTIEYKDDRGNILPSPLPENIKNTIASIQTIYVRVQNSLNALCFSETSFHLIVNKLPTVDLLEKYSLCDLEPYLSLSVDSGFESYEWKFQNGTIISNTNEAKISDSGNYFLKIEKKENGVVCENIFSFSLTRSKLPKIEKLIYDEFDSSRIEVVASGDGLFEYSIDGNTYQQSNIFDNIAGGNYTVHIRDINGCGEDIQNVTLLDYPKFITPNNDGYNDFWQINGIDKYPNANILIYDRYGKLLKQLSPKDIGWNGKYNQENLPSDDYWFTVNLDNQSKTFKGHFSLKR from the coding sequence ATGATAAAAAAACTACTTTCATTTTTATTTCTTTTTTCTTTTTTTTACTCGAATGCTCAGAATTTTACCAAAATTAATACTGACGATTTAAAGGGAGGTTATAACGGATTTTCATCATTTGTAGACTATAATGGTGATGGTTTATTAGATATTTTTGTTACCGGAGTAGATTTTGGTCCGGGTGGTGATTTTAGGCATGCCATGTTTTATAAAAACAACGGAGATAAAACTTTTACAGAAAGTCCTATCTCAAATATTCCCAGAACTATTTACGGTGGATATTCCTGGGGCGACTATGATAATAATGGTACTCAAGATTTACTTTATAGTGGTACAACAAGTGGATATACAGAAGATTATATTACAAAAATCTATAAGAATGTGAATAATGGTTGTGAGTTTGTAGAAATTCCAAATTCACTTCCAAAATTAGGTAATTGTACTATTAAATGGGTTGATGTTGATAATGATGGTTTACTAGATATTTATTACCATGGTCTGACTTCAGAGAATGCATTTGCCATTGGAATCTATAGAAATACTGGAAACGATACTTTTACTAAGATTGAAAATCCGGGTTTTCATGCGATTAATGGTGTTCGAGGTAATTTTACAACTAATAGTTCTGAATGGATTGATTTTGATGGAGATGGTTTAAAAGATGTTATAGTAGGTTCATCAACAGGAACTGAGAGAAAGTTTGAAATTTTTAAAAATTTAGGAAATTTTAAATTTCAGGCCATAAGTTTTCAATTGCCGCAGTTGAGTTATGTAAAACTTGATGTTGGCGATATTAACAATGACGGCAAACCCGATTTTGTCTTTACAGGCAGTACGAGCCTTTATTTGCAAAGCAGTGATAATTCTGCTAAGGCTTACTTTTATATCAATAAAGGCAATATGAACTTTGAAAGAACCGTAACACTGGATAATCCGGGTGTTCTTCTGGCCGAGCTTCATCTTAAAGATTTAGATAATGATGGTTATTTAGATTTTATCAATTATGGTTCCGGAGCATCTTTTAGGATTTTGAAAGTGTATAAAAATGACAGAAATGGGAACTTCAATGAAATGAGTCACTCTTTACCTATTTGCTATAGTGGAGGAATTGACTTTGGAGATTATGATCAGGACGGTGACTTAGATATTCTTTATTTTGGAAGAACAGAAAACCCAAGAGATGATGAAATTACGTATGTTTATGAGAATTCGACCATAGAAAAAATTTACCCTGATAAAATTATGACGGGTAATTCATGTGACTGTAATTTTGATGCTTCATTTTCGCTCAACAATTCAGTAGATAATGTTACATGGAATTTTGATGATCCTGCTACGGGAGCATTCAATACATCAACATCACCAAGACCTACACACACTTTTTCTAAAAAAGGAGTTTATAATGTTTCTGCAACTTATACTAAAGGTTTAATTAGTGAAACACTACATAAAACAATTACGATAATTGGCCCACCGGTTGTTACAAAACCGGCTGATATTTCTACTTGTGATAAAAATGCCCAGTTTAATTTACATACAGCCAAAGATGCCGAAATATTAAACGGATTACCATCATCTGATTATGAAATAAATTATTATTTATCGCAAACAGATGCTCAGAAAAATATCAATAAATTACCAGACTTATTTGCAATTACTAATATTGAACAGAATATTTATGTAAGGATTCAAAGCAAAGAAAAATCGATTTGTTATGTCATAAAAGATTTTTCAATAAAGGTCAAACCGTCTCCAGTTGAAAATGTAGTGAATGATATTAGCGTTTGTGATACTGATAATGACGGATTTTCTTTATTTGATTTAAGCAATGTCGAGAATATTCTTTTAACCAGTCAAACGAATGTAAAAATTACTTATTACGATAGCAGAAATAATATTATTGGCGGTTCGTTACCTTCTAATTACAGAAATATTACATCAGGAAATGATTTTATTACAGCAAAAATTTCTAATCTTGGCAATGACTGCTTTATCGAAACCAAAATAAATTTAATAGCGAGCCCTTTGCCAATTGCAAATACTTTAAGTTTATTAATTGGTTGTGATGATAATAATGATGGAATATCAGAGTATTTTGACACTTCGGCAATCGAAAAAAATGTGCTGAATGGACAAACAGGAATGGAAGTTACCTATTATGATAATCTGGGAATTCAATTATCAAGTCCTTTACCAAATCCGTTTACGAATACAATTCCTTATAATCAAAATATTACAGTACGTGTTACAAATAAAAGTACAAGTTGTTGGACCGAAACCAATTTAGAACTTAAAACTTCATCAAAACCAATAATAAATACGCCGGACAATTTGTATGCTTGTGATGAAGGAAAAGGATTCGCAACTTTTAACACTAGTAATATAGAATCTCAATTGATAGGCAATCAATCAGGTTTAACTATCGAATATAAAGACGATAGAGGAAATATCCTTCCAAGTCCTTTACCGGAAAATATTAAAAACACAATTGCAAGTATTCAGACTATTTATGTAAGAGTTCAAAATAGTTTAAACGCATTATGTTTTTCAGAAACAAGCTTTCATTTAATAGTGAATAAATTACCAACTGTTGATTTGCTGGAAAAATATTCTTTATGTGATTTAGAACCTTATTTATCTCTTTCAGTTGACTCGGGTTTTGAATCTTATGAATGGAAATTTCAAAACGGAACAATAATCTCCAATACTAATGAAGCTAAAATCAGTGATAGCGGCAATTATTTCCTGAAGATTGAAAAAAAGGAAAATGGAGTAGTATGCGAAAATATTTTTTCTTTCAGTTTAACAAGATCAAAGCTTCCTAAAATAGAGAAACTAATTTACGATGAGTTTGACAGCAGTAGAATTGAAGTTGTAGCTTCCGGAGACGGATTGTTTGAATATTCAATTGATGGAAATACCTATCAGCAAAGTAATATTTTTGATAATATTGCCGGCGGAAATTATACAGTGCATATAAGGGATATAAATGGTTGTGGAGAAGATATTCAGAATGTTACTTTATTGGATTATCCTAAATTTATAACTCCAAATAATGATGGTTATAATGATTTTTGGCAAATTAACGGAATTGATAAATATCCAAACGCTAATATTTTAATATACGATAGGTACGGAAAACTATTGAAACAATTGAGTCCTAAAGACATTGGATGGAATGGAAAATATAACCAGGAAAACTTACCTTCTGATGATTATTGGTTTACTGTAAATTTAGACAATCAAAGTAAAACTTTTAAAGGCCACTTTTCGTTAAAAAGATAA
- a CDS encoding DUF1697 domain-containing protein, whose protein sequence is MTTHLALLRAINVSGHNMIKMEALKTMLENIGFTNVRTYLQSGNVFVDTEEESASKVGFIIKQEIFKVFGHEVYTIVIKKEDLELCLKNSPFLKEKDVDTKKLYVAFTSVELKKENINDLKISQFKPDEASIDGNRIFIKYAVGAGKTRLEGKYIEKKLNVIVTMRNWNTVTNLLNMYSE, encoded by the coding sequence ATGACAACACATTTAGCACTTTTACGCGCCATCAACGTTTCTGGTCACAATATGATAAAAATGGAAGCTTTGAAAACCATGCTCGAAAATATTGGCTTTACAAATGTGCGCACTTATTTGCAATCCGGAAATGTTTTTGTTGATACAGAGGAAGAAAGTGCTTCTAAAGTTGGTTTTATAATCAAACAGGAAATTTTTAAAGTTTTTGGTCATGAAGTTTATACCATTGTCATTAAAAAAGAAGACTTGGAATTGTGCTTGAAAAACAGTCCTTTCTTAAAAGAAAAAGATGTAGATACCAAAAAACTATATGTTGCTTTTACTTCAGTTGAATTAAAAAAGGAAAATATAAACGATTTAAAAATCAGTCAGTTTAAACCGGATGAAGCCAGTATTGATGGAAACCGAATTTTTATTAAATATGCTGTTGGCGCCGGAAAAACAAGACTTGAAGGTAAATATATCGAGAAAAAATTGAATGTTATTGTAACAATGCGAAATTGGAATACTGTTACGAATTTGCTGAATATGTATTCGGAATAG
- a CDS encoding diphthine--ammonia ligase: MFTLENYNNVSIPKKALFNWSSGKDSALALYKTLHNPDFKIEYLLTSVNQQFQRISMHGVRVELLETQAKSIGLPLKIMQIPEMPTMEVYENVMIETLTTLKNEGITHSVFGDIFLEDLRKYREDQLAKMGFEGVFPLWKIPTQDLIQEFISLGFKTMVVCVNERYLDKSFVGRIIDQEFINDLPDNVDVCGENGEFHTFTFDGPIFSEPVQFETGEIVYRKYEKPKTEDSSNTACDTNASDAFDFGFWYCDLI, encoded by the coding sequence ATGTTTACCTTAGAAAATTACAACAACGTGTCAATACCAAAAAAAGCCTTATTTAACTGGAGCAGCGGAAAAGATTCTGCTCTGGCATTATATAAAACATTACACAATCCTGATTTTAAAATCGAATATTTACTTACGAGTGTAAACCAGCAATTTCAGCGAATTTCTATGCACGGCGTTCGTGTCGAATTATTAGAAACGCAGGCTAAAAGCATTGGTTTACCTCTTAAAATCATGCAAATTCCTGAAATGCCAACAATGGAAGTGTATGAAAATGTAATGATTGAAACTTTAACAACATTAAAAAATGAAGGAATTACACATTCTGTTTTTGGTGACATTTTCCTCGAAGATTTACGCAAATACCGAGAAGATCAATTGGCAAAAATGGGTTTTGAAGGTGTTTTTCCGCTTTGGAAAATTCCAACACAAGATTTAATTCAGGAATTTATTTCGTTAGGGTTTAAAACAATGGTGGTTTGTGTAAACGAACGTTATCTCGATAAAAGTTTTGTTGGCCGAATTATCGATCAGGAATTCATAAACGATTTGCCGGATAATGTAGACGTCTGCGGTGAAAATGGCGAATTTCATACTTTTACTTTTGATGGTCCGATTTTTTCAGAACCTGTACAATTTGAAACTGGCGAAATTGTTTATCGAAAATACGAAAAGCCTAAAACCGAAGATTCCTCAAATACTGCTTGTGATACAAATGCCAGCGATGCTTTTGATTTTGGATTTTGGTATTGTGATCTAATTTAA
- a CDS encoding HAD family hydrolase: protein MIISFDLDDTLISNKFEAEKSNLFHQFLSVESLRKGTINLFKELKKQNHKIYIYTTSYRSESRIKWMFYSYGISVDFIINQQKHQKKLRKTNVYCSKFPPIFNIDIHVDDSVGVEREGEKYGFKTIIISETDDNWTQIILKEINLKTQIA from the coding sequence ATGATAATATCTTTTGACCTTGATGATACTTTAATCTCAAATAAGTTTGAAGCAGAAAAATCGAATTTGTTTCATCAGTTTTTGAGTGTCGAAAGTTTGCGGAAAGGAACAATAAATTTGTTTAAAGAATTAAAAAAACAAAATCATAAAATTTATATTTACACGACTTCGTACAGAAGTGAATCCAGAATAAAATGGATGTTTTATTCTTACGGAATATCTGTTGATTTTATAATAAATCAGCAAAAGCATCAAAAAAAACTTCGTAAAACAAATGTTTATTGCTCGAAATTTCCGCCAATATTTAATATTGATATTCATGTAGATGATTCAGTTGGTGTTGAAAGAGAAGGCGAAAAATATGGATTTAAAACTATTATTATTTCTGAAACAGATGATAATTGGACTCAGATAATTTTGAAAGAAATAAATTTAAAAACACAAATAGCATAG